taatttatcgtctaaacttttactttttctttcaatttaccATATcaactatattaattttgcaaattattaGTTTCGATCATTTCTCAGTAGAATTTTCGACAAAAAAATGGTAACATGCAACGCGTATGAGTAACTTTCTACTACAAAATCTCAAATCTGGTTCAGAGtcgatataaattttaacaaacaaacaaatgattttaagaaataaaaaagatttttgcATATGTGCGCTGCATTGAATCATTTTCCGAcagtatttaattagtataagtTGTGCAGTTGGTataacaaattgaaaaaaaatatttaaatgacaAAGTATCCATTCCCTCCTAGAAGTCAGGAATGGCTGGCCACGCACTCTTGACTCCGATAGATGTCAGCTTCGAGCTTCTTTTTTGAATCAGCTCTCGCCTCCTCGATCGGAGGCTTTAAGTCCCCATCGGTCGGTAAAAgacagaaaagagaaagaccTAAGAGCATTCTCTTTTAGGGAACAACAAGAGGAACTCCTTACTAGCATTTTCTCACTGTGAAGGCCCctgaaaaaatcatttaaggTAAAGGTATCACAAGGGGTTTCGAAGAGGCCTTATTTGGCATAAAATACATACTTCTTTTTTCGTAGGTGATCATAGAAACTAGTCGGATAAAAGTAGTCATAGTATAATGTACAAAATTCTTTTTGCacgtaattatattatagtgGATATAATTTACACACCATTCCTAtaagatttgatgtaattatatgtagacctcttgtgatttgaaaaattacatctcgTACCCCTGAGATTTGCttctatttaacaaataagtccctatgttagtcaaaattcaccaaactCGAtggtattaacaaaaaaattagataaaaacatCCGTACTTACCAAcctattaacttattattcatctactgcaagtcaaacaaatctttttattatcaaattactcttatacaTCTTTACATGTTAATACATATGAAGACgtatattttcactgttataagaattgtttaatcacaaaaattttttttaacttgtaATAACTTAGTACAGGGACGTGCCAATACCCATCGAGTCCTAGCGGTCGACTGGGCTTGGCTTCCTTTTGGGTCTATATTAACCTATTAAGCCATAAGTCTAAACTTATCATgtctattaataaaaataataatcaaagtTTACATTAACGAgcttaacaaataatttttttggcacTCTCAATTTCAGTCTCTCTATTGGTTAGAACTACATGATTTCCATCGAGCcaagaagaaatatttgttatcATGTGATTTTCTCAAAACCACGTTATATTTCTTGTCAAAATTCCTCTTCCTTATAAATTTCAACCCATCTTCATTGTCcgaataataatttgtaagaATCAATTGTACTTATGttattgtatttgtttaatttgtaatgattacaataataatctaatttttttgtgaattgaatatttttattttacaatctaattaattaaaatttgataggGCTAAGCCAAATTTCTGGCGTCGCTACTAAGTCAGCAATAAGTCAGTCGACGGTAAATATCgatttttattcagttttttctgttaatatcaacaaatccATTGAATTCTGACTAACAAGataatttatgtgtaattacaccaaatatcAGGATaggagagtataattattcctatattAGATTATGTATGATTGGTTTAAACACGACGTAGTCTAATAAAGATTTTttccattaaaagaaaagaaaatagtaattttacgGCACGTGTGAAGTAGAGACGTAAATACTGCATTAAATTTCTTTCCCTCTCTATTCGAATTTCAAAACGCAATGGAGCCATCAGCACAGTGACACCAcacctccctctctctctctctctctctatctctctctgcaataattcaaatgaaattctgataaatcaattcaataatTCAGATTACAATTATGgagatatacatataaatatatatgtatatatagagtaAACGTTGTGGTGTTGGTTTTCTTCTGTGAAGAAGCAAGGCGGTAGGGTTTGTGGGGAGAACCATGGGCTGTTTTTTCGGCTGTTTTCGATTCAAAGACTCTCGTTCTAACCTCATTACTCCTCCGGTAAGAttgaatttctttaattttgttccCCTCGTTTTTACATGTTGTGAAGATGAATATCTGATGTTTTCTTCAGTTTTTATGATTTCAGTTTGtgttttattgttttctttttatggaGGATATggaatttttcttgtttgacaGGAACCTGTGGTGTCTCGCAGTAGGAATGCATTGTCGTCACTGTTCCAGTGTGATGGTAATTTTTGTTCATCTTGTTTGTGGTAATTAGTGGAGATAAAGTGAATTTCACGAGCTTTGTATAGTGTAATTGCACTTGTGTCggtttttgtttatctttgaTCGATCAAGTTCTACCGTAATTTATTGGTTTTGCTTATGGATAAATAGATGAGTCGCTTGGACAGGGAGAGGAAGGTCGAAATCCACTGCCTAAGGAACTTGGTGTCGCGGAGCTCAAGGATGAGGTATATACTTTATTTGATTCTCCAAACATATGTTGGAAAATCGACTTCTTTATGGAATGATCAATATTATCCAACACCATTTTGGTATTCTTTATTCTAGGATTTGAAAATGAATTGGTGTTTAACTAATTTCGAGTTGTTTAACCAGTAGACCTGATGTGTGGGCTTAATTCATATATCGGCTTCAGTCTTAAAAGTTTAGCGCGGGAACCCGTCTTCCTTGTTAATTTTTGAGATTTCATGTAGGATGCCTTGTTACTCTTAAAGAGTAGTATTGAATCACAATTGAGAGTTTATGAGTTTGCATAAATCATTTGTAACTGTTGTCTCGTTGCTTGTTGGTGACGTATGTTAATATTCAGATTGATTTTCATCTTAAAATTGTTGAGTTGTTTGCCTGTGTAtatgtgtctgtgtgtgtatatatataaatatacaatctATTCCTTTTATGATTGTTTTCCTGCAGGCAAAATTCCTAAAAGCTTGTGGAACTTTACCTCAGACCCCTATTGAAATTCGAAAAGCCTCAGAGAAATGGCAGGATATACCAGCTCGAATTGGAGAAGAAAAATCTTCAAAACTCATTTCGTGGCTTCCCAATGCATCCATTGAGAAGTTGAAACTGGAGAAGCAATCAGATGAATCTCCAAGACCCGTTAAAATTCATGAAGAATCGCTAACTGGCTTAGGTTATTCACTGGACTCTCCAAGCAGGTATAACTCCCAACTTCCCTCGATGGCTTAGATTTGTATAGATGATGACCCTAATACAACATTGAGCTCTTGTTTGCAAATGAGAGCTTGATGACCATACGACTTTCTCTTCTTCATATTTTGCTGAGTGGAATTTTTAGAGATGGCTTGGCATGCTACACTCACATTACTAGGCATCAAATTCCATTACATCAAAGAACAACTGGGTGTTGGATTGACAGAAATGACATTTTGGGAACACTAAGACTTactcacaaattcttattcTGTCGTTAGCTGCTTGACTGATGGACACATGGGAAGAGTCTCCAGCAGCTCCATCCAAAGACGTGACATTCAGAATGTTTTTACAGCACTAGAAGTGCGAGATAGTGAAACTCATTCTGAAACTTCATCAATTTCACCTGGGTTCTTTGCTCCCAGTGtacaatgcaaaaataaatctgTTCGGTTTGACAGCGAGTCAGATAGGTCTGCCTTTTCATCAAAAGGCTCTTCATCTGAAGGTGCTAGTCAACATTCAAAACAGCCTAGATTTGTGGGCAGTAGGAGTGTAACAAAACCATCACCATATCCCACCCCGCTGAAATTAACTGATGAGATGCAAACCCCTGGCACTGTGTTCCCTGCGTATATGAATGATATTGGTGGTGAAAAGGTTATAAAAGTCAGGTCTCAGTATGTACATCCTGTCTTAGACCCAGTTAAGAATCCTTCCCAGTGGAACGAATTGAAGGATGAAAACTCTGATTCCCAGCACCATAGAGAATCACTTAAGCAAAACGACGAATTAAATCTAATGTCAACCCCAACATCAAAGTTGGCTGTAGAACATCTTTCAGTTGGAGAAGAGATGAAGAATGAAGCAAGCCTGTCTTCTTGGTTGAAACCACCTTCAGCCAAGCAAGATGGCAACAACAAACAGTTTGGTTCAGTTTCTGGTGAAAAAGGTTATTTGAGGAGAACTCCTGCAGATAGGCCTATTTTGGGGATGGTGGCTGCACACTGGAATGATGATGAGGAATCTCATGTTTCACCTAAATGGTGGGACGGGAATGGAATTCCGAATTCCACCAACAAGTATAAAGAAGTAAGTCCTGCCTCtgttt
This genomic stretch from Sesamum indicum cultivar Zhongzhi No. 13 linkage group LG16, S_indicum_v1.0, whole genome shotgun sequence harbors:
- the LOC105178674 gene encoding protein JASON isoform X2, with product MGCFFGCFRFKDSRSNLITPPEPVVSRSRNALSSLFQCDDESLGQGEEGRNPLPKELGVAELKDETPIEIRKASEKWQDIPARIGEEKSSKLISWLPNASIEKLKLEKQSDESPRPVKIHEESLTGLGYSLDSPSSCLTDGHMGRVSSSSIQRRDIQNVFTALEVRDSETHSETSSISPGFFAPSVQCKNKSVRFDSESDRSAFSSKGSSSEGASQHSKQPRFVGSRSVTKPSPYPTPLKLTDEMQTPGTVFPAYMNDIGGEKVIKVRSQYVHPVLDPVKNPSQWNELKDENSDSQHHRESLKQNDELNLMSTPTSKLAVEHLSVGEEMKNEASLSSWLKPPSAKQDGNNKQFGSVSGEKGYLRRTPADRPILGMVAAHWNDDEESHVSPKWWDGNGIPNSTNKYKEDQKVSWHATPFEERLEKALSEETFISQRKPVSKTPPVDFSESEESDTALSHLQSPAHFKSVVSF
- the LOC105178674 gene encoding protein JASON isoform X1, producing the protein MGCFFGCFRFKDSRSNLITPPEPVVSRSRNALSSLFQCDDESLGQGEEGRNPLPKELGVAELKDEAKFLKACGTLPQTPIEIRKASEKWQDIPARIGEEKSSKLISWLPNASIEKLKLEKQSDESPRPVKIHEESLTGLGYSLDSPSSCLTDGHMGRVSSSSIQRRDIQNVFTALEVRDSETHSETSSISPGFFAPSVQCKNKSVRFDSESDRSAFSSKGSSSEGASQHSKQPRFVGSRSVTKPSPYPTPLKLTDEMQTPGTVFPAYMNDIGGEKVIKVRSQYVHPVLDPVKNPSQWNELKDENSDSQHHRESLKQNDELNLMSTPTSKLAVEHLSVGEEMKNEASLSSWLKPPSAKQDGNNKQFGSVSGEKGYLRRTPADRPILGMVAAHWNDDEESHVSPKWWDGNGIPNSTNKYKEDQKVSWHATPFEERLEKALSEETFISQRKPVSKTPPVDFSESEESDTALSHLQSPAHFKSVVSF